The Phycisphaerales bacterium genome contains a region encoding:
- the fabG gene encoding 3-oxoacyl-[acyl-carrier-protein] reductase, which translates to MSDEKRVAFVTGASRGIGRAVAERLACEGRHVVLVSRTAGPLNDLKTSIESSGGSATAVCCDVGDSKALADAVSDTARSLGRLDILVNNAGITRDGLLLRMSDEDFDEVIRVNLKSAFVACRAAARPMMSNRWGRMVNISSISGRVGRASQVNYCAAKSGLIGMTKAIAKEFATKGITANVVAPGFIETDMTADLPDLVKEEARNITPMRRFGQAHEIAAAVAYFTAEDAGFVTGEVLAVAGGMGM; encoded by the coding sequence ATGAGCGACGAGAAGCGCGTGGCTTTCGTGACCGGCGCCAGCCGGGGCATCGGTCGTGCCGTGGCGGAGCGTCTGGCCTGCGAGGGCCGGCACGTGGTGCTCGTCAGCCGCACGGCCGGCCCGCTGAACGATCTGAAGACATCGATCGAATCCTCCGGCGGCTCAGCGACCGCCGTCTGCTGCGACGTGGGCGACTCAAAAGCCCTGGCCGACGCCGTGAGCGACACCGCTCGTTCCCTGGGTCGGCTCGACATTCTCGTCAACAACGCCGGCATCACCCGCGACGGCCTGCTGCTGCGCATGAGCGATGAAGATTTTGACGAGGTCATTCGCGTCAATCTCAAGTCGGCCTTCGTGGCCTGCCGGGCCGCGGCGCGTCCGATGATGAGCAACCGCTGGGGCCGCATGGTCAACATCAGTTCCATCTCAGGCCGCGTCGGCCGGGCGAGCCAGGTGAACTACTGCGCTGCCAAGTCGGGGCTCATCGGCATGACCAAGGCCATCGCCAAGGAGTTTGCGACCAAGGGCATCACCGCCAACGTGGTGGCGCCCGGGTTCATTGAAACGGACATGACCGCCGACCTGCCCGATCTGGTCAAGGAAGAAGCCCGAAACATCACCCCTATGCGGCGCTTCGGCCAGGCGCACGAAATCGCCGCGGCGGTAGCCTATTTCACCGCCGAAGACGCCGGGTTTGTCACCGGAGAAGTGCTCGCCGTGGCGGGTGGAATGGGGATGTGA
- the acpP gene encoding acyl carrier protein, translating to MQESEIEAKVISIVAEQMGVDKAQITRNTSFVNDLNADSLDTVELVMELEDEFETSIPDEEAEKIQTVGQAVEFIMKATSGGE from the coding sequence GTGCAAGAATCCGAAATCGAAGCCAAGGTGATCAGCATCGTCGCCGAGCAGATGGGCGTCGACAAGGCGCAGATCACCCGCAACACCAGTTTCGTCAACGATCTCAACGCCGACAGCCTCGACACCGTCGAACTGGTCATGGAACTCGAAGACGAGTTCGAAACTTCGATTCCCGATGAGGAAGCGGAGAAAATCCAGACCGTTGGACAGGCCGTCGAATTCATCATGAAAGCGACGTCCGGCGGCGAGTGA